From one Bombus affinis isolate iyBomAffi1 chromosome 9, iyBomAffi1.2, whole genome shotgun sequence genomic stretch:
- the LOC126920363 gene encoding protein jagged-1-like, producing MILLLACLSLLISPGELGNLYNGHTASVTTIFGLGALPFGFAAGPRYVPKWKKQACEIPASQHPNSHYVCDEAGEVKCLPGWTGDLCDVPICRKGCDPLQGYCRRPGECRCKLGFYGELCDKCVALPGCQHGSCNVSFECSCDPGWKGVFCSEPICASDCLSSQGYCEKPGECRCRLGWQGPKCKQCAVLPGCVHGTCQGPLECRCEPGWTGLLCQTPVCSQGCSREHGGCRRPGTCRCRVGWTGPNCTECVPYPGCVHGSCKRPWECRCEPGWAGDLCNEKLTYCDEHSEICRNNATCISMTKEDGNYRCICPLGYMGRQCQIKTMVPSTELIPPMPDQNLDLEAKPQMILIKPEIIEKPQSLDEKDKNSVKDEEQTVEPLGPIVITDPPSTIDPAATVGKWPTEPPTEPSLTERDDENET from the exons ATGATACTGCTGCTCGCTTGTCTCAGTCTCTTGATCAGTCCCGGTGAACTGGGCAATCTATACAATGGGCATACAGCCAGTGTTACCACGATTTTCGGGCTCGGTGCGCTGCCTTTCGGATTCGCAGCCGGACCCAG atacgttcccaaatggaAGAAGCAAGCCTGTGAGATACCTGCCTCTCAACATCCAAACTCGCACTACGTTTGTGACGAAGCCGGAGAAGTAAAGTGCTTGCCag GATGGACTGGCGATTTGTGCGATGTGCCAATCTGTCGGAAGGGGTGTGACCCTCTTCAGGGTTACTGCCGTCGACCTGGTGAATGTCGCTGTAAATTGGGCTTTTATGGCGAGCTCTGCGACAAGTGTGTAGCTCTACCAGGATGTCAGCATGGCAG ttGTAACGTAAGCTTCGAATGCTCCTGTGATCCTGGATGGAAGGGTGTGTTCTGTTCGGAACCAATCTGCGCTTCCGATTGTCTCTCCAGCCAGGGATATTGTGAAAAGCCCGGAGAATGCAG ATGTCGATTAGGTTGGCAGGGGCCGAAATGCAAACAATGCGCCGTTTTGCCAGGTTGCGTGCATGGAACGTGCCAGGGTCCACTCGAATGTCGCTGTGAACCAGGCTGGACTGGACTTCTCTGTCAAACTC CGGTTTGCTCGCAAGGATGCAGCCGAGAACACGGCGGTTGTCGTCGTCCGGGAACATGTAGGTGTCGCGTGGGTTGGACAGGTCCGAATTGCACCGAATGCGTCCCTTATCCTGGTTGCGTTCACGGATCCTGTAAACGGCCATGGGAGTGCCGATGCGAGCCTGGATGGGCGGGTGATCTATGCAACGAGAAGCTGACTTACTGCGACGAGCATTCAGAAATCTGTCGCAATAACGCCACTTGCATTAGCATGACCAAAGAGGATGGCAATTACAG ATGCATCTGTCCACTCGGCTATATGGGTCGTCAGTGTCAGATTAAAACGATGGTACCATCGACGGAGTTGATACCACCGATGCCAGATCAGAATCTTGATTTAGAGGCGAAACCTCAAATGATTTTGATAAAGCCGGAAATAATCGAGAAACCGCAAAGTTTAGACGAGAAAGATAAAAATAGCGTAAAAGACGAGGAACAAACGGTTGAACCCCTTGGACCAATTGTTATCACAGATCCACCTTCTACTATCGATCCTGCTGCTACTGTAGGGAAATGGCCAACCGAACCACCTACGGAACCATCACTCACGGAGAGAGACGATGAAAATGAGACGTAA